From one Dysidea avara chromosome 9, odDysAvar1.4, whole genome shotgun sequence genomic stretch:
- the LOC136265478 gene encoding uncharacterized protein isoform X2: MDENTVVDQLFYTDTDDDWNNSDEEDSFVHGEDSFVLDRLTREQDDDYGDVEENDREKEFSNDEEDVEEETNNDYEADVRYCEGHDESSHPGPSGLHSGDHQKLQGATGY, from the exons ATGGATGAAAATACTGTTGTTGATCAACTTTTCTATACCGACACCGACGATGACTGGAACAACTCGGACGAAGAGGACTCTTTTGTCCATGGAGAAGACTCTTTTGTCCTTGATAGGCTTACCAGGGAACAAGACG ATGATTATGGCGATGTGGAAGAAAATGATCGTGAGAAAGAGTTCAGCAACGACGAAGAAGACGTTGAGGAAGAAACAAACAATGATTATGAAG CTGATGTGAGATATTGTGAAGGTCATGATGAGTCAAGCCATCCTGGACCATCTGGGCTACATAGTGGA
- the LOC136265469 gene encoding aspartate--tRNA ligase, mitochondrial-like isoform X2, whose protein sequence is MDVSSLVHSKIKIDMPTGDVEVLVDNVEVLNEASQNLPFSTADLSVPVGHELQMEYRPLYLRKSSTQDIIRLRSKVAMAARNYLETLHGFVDIETPTLFKRTPEGAREFIVPTRSPGKFYALAQSPQQFKQLLMVGGFDRYYQFARCYRDEDMKSDRQPEFTQIDLEMAFVTQEDIITLTEGLVAHIFANVLPSRPQPQIPFPRLTHAKAMETYNSDKPKIGEEEFNFLWVVDFPLFTRCPSTGMLESSHHPFTAPQPDDVTLVSTSPEKVRGLHYDLVCNGVELGGGSIRIHDAVLQEYILSNILKVKDIGVFSHLLKGLRMGCPPHGGIALGFDRLIAILCGGIPLTDTIAFPKAAHGNDLMCKAPSSLPQDVLDMYHIRVKKEDS, encoded by the exons ATGGATGTGTCCAGTCTCGTCCACAGCAAGATAAAAATA GACATGCCAACTGGGGACGTTGAAGTGCTTGTTGATAATGTTGAAGTGTTGAATGAGGCCTCACAAAACTTACCATTCTCCACTGCAGATCTTAGTGTACCG GTAGGTCATGAACTGCAGATGGAGTATCGTCCATTATATTTAAGAAAGTCCAGCACACAAGATATTATTAGACTAAGATCAAAGGTTGCTATGGCTGCAAGGAATTACTTAGAAACTTTACATG GTTTTGTGGATATCGAGACACCAACATTGTTCAAGAGAACTCCAGAG GGAGCCCGTGAATTTATTGTTCCTACAAGATCACCAGGGAAATTTTATGCATTAGCGCAAAGTCCACAACAG TTCAAGCAACTGTTAATGGTGGGAGGTTTTGATAG GTATTACCAGTTTGCTCGATGCTACAGAGATGAAGACATGAAATCTGACAGACAACCAGAGTTTACTCAA ATAGACCTGGAGATGGCCTTTGTTACTCAAGAAGACATCATAACACTAACTGAGGGACTTGTAGCTCATATTTTTGCTAATGTACTTCCATCTCGTCCTCAACCGCAAATTCCTTTCCCACGTCTGACCCATGCCAAAGCCATGGAAACG TATAATTCTGATAAGCCTAAGATTGGTGAAGAGGAGTTTAATTTCCTTTGGGTGGTTGATTTTCCTCTTTTCACCAGATGTCCTTCAACTG GTATGTTAGAGTCATCACATCATCCGTTTACAGCTCCACAACctgatgatgtaacacttgtttCTACCAGTCCTGAAAAA GTTAGAGGCCTTCACTATGATTTAGTGTGTAATGGAGTTGAACTTGGCGGTGGCTCCATTAGGATACATGATGCTGTACTACAAGAATACATTTTATCCAATATATTAAAG GTTAAAGACATTGGAGTGTTTTCTCACCTACTTAAAGGACTAAGAATGGGATGTCCACCCCATGGTGGCATTGCTCTAG GTTTTGATAGGTTAATTGCTATACTGTGTGGAGGGATACCGTTGACTGACACCATTGCATTTCCGAAGGCAGCTCATGGGAATGACTTGATGTGTAAAGCTCCGTCATCTCTTCCACAAGATGTACTGGACATGTATCATATCCGTGTAAAGAAGGAAGATAGTTAG
- the LOC136265469 gene encoding aspartate--tRNA ligase, mitochondrial-like isoform X1 has translation MYMCCSLIRIEMQVPCQWLRGLRGVKLLRNLHRRYSQDRFANNSHHNSHSSLRSHLCGELRASHIGKNVVLCGWLHKMRLVGKRGPLFIPLKDHTGVIQLITTKDHNLLTKLSQLPTESVVSVHGCVQSRPQQDKNSDMPTGDVEVLVDNVEVLNEASQNLPFSTADLSVPVGHELQMEYRPLYLRKSSTQDIIRLRSKVAMAARNYLETLHGFVDIETPTLFKRTPEGAREFIVPTRSPGKFYALAQSPQQFKQLLMVGGFDRYYQFARCYRDEDMKSDRQPEFTQIDLEMAFVTQEDIITLTEGLVAHIFANVLPSRPQPQIPFPRLTHAKAMETYNSDKPKIGEEEFNFLWVVDFPLFTRCPSTGMLESSHHPFTAPQPDDVTLVSTSPEKVRGLHYDLVCNGVELGGGSIRIHDAVLQEYILSNILKVKDIGVFSHLLKGLRMGCPPHGGIALGFDRLIAILCGGIPLTDTIAFPKAAHGNDLMCKAPSSLPQDVLDMYHIRVKKEDS, from the exons GTCACCATAACAGTCACTCGTCGCTGCGGAGCCACTTGTGTGGGGAGCTGCGGGCTAGTCATATTGGAAAGAATGTTGTACTGTGTGGTTGGCTACACAAGATGAG GCTGGTTGGTAAGAGAGGTCCTCTGTTCATACCACTAAAGGATCACACTGGGGTCATACAACTGATCACTACAAAAGATCAC AATCTGCTGACTAAATTAAGCCAATTACCAACTGAATCAGTAGTTAGTGTGCATGGATGTGTCCAGTCTCGTCCACAGCAAGATAAAAATAGT GACATGCCAACTGGGGACGTTGAAGTGCTTGTTGATAATGTTGAAGTGTTGAATGAGGCCTCACAAAACTTACCATTCTCCACTGCAGATCTTAGTGTACCG GTAGGTCATGAACTGCAGATGGAGTATCGTCCATTATATTTAAGAAAGTCCAGCACACAAGATATTATTAGACTAAGATCAAAGGTTGCTATGGCTGCAAGGAATTACTTAGAAACTTTACATG GTTTTGTGGATATCGAGACACCAACATTGTTCAAGAGAACTCCAGAG GGAGCCCGTGAATTTATTGTTCCTACAAGATCACCAGGGAAATTTTATGCATTAGCGCAAAGTCCACAACAG TTCAAGCAACTGTTAATGGTGGGAGGTTTTGATAG GTATTACCAGTTTGCTCGATGCTACAGAGATGAAGACATGAAATCTGACAGACAACCAGAGTTTACTCAA ATAGACCTGGAGATGGCCTTTGTTACTCAAGAAGACATCATAACACTAACTGAGGGACTTGTAGCTCATATTTTTGCTAATGTACTTCCATCTCGTCCTCAACCGCAAATTCCTTTCCCACGTCTGACCCATGCCAAAGCCATGGAAACG TATAATTCTGATAAGCCTAAGATTGGTGAAGAGGAGTTTAATTTCCTTTGGGTGGTTGATTTTCCTCTTTTCACCAGATGTCCTTCAACTG GTATGTTAGAGTCATCACATCATCCGTTTACAGCTCCACAACctgatgatgtaacacttgtttCTACCAGTCCTGAAAAA GTTAGAGGCCTTCACTATGATTTAGTGTGTAATGGAGTTGAACTTGGCGGTGGCTCCATTAGGATACATGATGCTGTACTACAAGAATACATTTTATCCAATATATTAAAG GTTAAAGACATTGGAGTGTTTTCTCACCTACTTAAAGGACTAAGAATGGGATGTCCACCCCATGGTGGCATTGCTCTAG GTTTTGATAGGTTAATTGCTATACTGTGTGGAGGGATACCGTTGACTGACACCATTGCATTTCCGAAGGCAGCTCATGGGAATGACTTGATGTGTAAAGCTCCGTCATCTCTTCCACAAGATGTACTGGACATGTATCATATCCGTGTAAAGAAGGAAGATAGTTAG